The Humulus lupulus chromosome 4, drHumLupu1.1, whole genome shotgun sequence genome has a window encoding:
- the LOC133831468 gene encoding NADH dehydrogenase [ubiquinone] flavoprotein 1, mitochondrial, translating into MAPIRGIMSLQRAALARGRSEKWATCFRSFSTQGGTQGAATGSTPQPPPPPPPPEKTHFGGLKDEDRIFTNVYGLHDPFLKGAMKRGDWHRTKDIVIKGADWIVNEMKKSGLRGRGGAGFPSGLKWSFMPKVSDGRPSYLVVNADESEPGTCKDREIMRHDPHKLLEGCLIAGVGMRATAAYIYIRGEYVNERLNLEKARKEAYAAGLLGKNACGSGYDFDVHIHYGAGAYICGEETALLESLEGKQGKPRLKPPFPANAGLYGCPTTVTNVETVAVSPTILRRGPEWFASFGRKNNSGTKLFCVSGHVNKPCTVEEEMSIPLKELIERHCGGVRGGWDNLLAVIPGGSSVPLLPKNICDDVLMDYDALKAVQSGLGTAAVIVMDKSTDVVDAIARLSYFYKHESCGQCTPCREGTGWLWTIMERMKVGNAKLEEIDMLQELTKQIEGHTICALGDAAAWPVQGLIRHFRPELERRIRQRAERELLEAAA; encoded by the exons ATG GCACCCATCAGGGGCATTATGTCTTTGCAAAGAGCAGCTTTGGCTCGGGGCCGCAGTGAGAAGTGGGCAACCTGCTTTAGATCATTCAGCACCCAAGGTGGCACCCAGGGTGCAGCAACTGGTAGCACACCGCAACCACCACCACCTCCCCCACCTCCTGAGAAAACCCATTTTGGTGGCTTGAAAGATGAAGACCGAATTTTCACCAACGTTTATGGTTTGCATGACCCTTTTCTCAAAGGAGCGATGAAGAGAGGTGACTGGCATAGAACCAAAGATATAGTTATCAAGGGTGCTGATTGGATTGTAAATGAAATGAAGAAGTCTGGCCTTCGTGGACGTGGTGGTGCTGGTTTTCCATCTGGCCTTAAATGGTCTTTTATGCCAAAAGTATCAGATGGTCGTCCTTCCTACCTTGTTGTCAATGCTGATGAGAGTGAACCTGGAACCTGTAAAGACCGGGAAATTATGAGACATGATCCACACAAACTATTAGAGGGTTGCTTAATTGCTGGGGTGGGTATGAGGGCTACTGCTGCTTACATTTACATCAGAGGTGAATATGTGAATGAACGCCTAAACCTTGAAAAAGCCAGAAAAGAAGCATATGCAGCTGGGTTGCTGGGAAAGAATGCATGTGGGTCGGGTTATGATTTTGATGTTCATATCCATTATGGGGCAGGTGCTTATATTTGTGGTGAAGAAACAGCTCTTCTGGAGAGCCTTGAAGGGAAACAAGGGAAGCCAAGATTGAAGCCTCCTTTCCCAGCTAATGCAGGTTTATATGGCTGCCCCACCACTGTAACAAATGTTGAAACTGTAGCTGTTTCTCCCACCATTTTAAGGCGTGGGCCAGAGTGGTTTGCCAGCTTTGGGAGGAAGAATAATTCAGGGACAAAATTGTTTTGTGTGTCCGGGCATGTTAATAAGCCTTGCACTGTGGAAGAGGAGATGAGTATACCTTTGAAAGAGTTGATTGAGAGGCACTGTGGGGGAGTTAGAGGTGGATGGGACAATTTACTTGCAGTAATTCCAGGTGGTTCATCTGTCCCACTGCTTCCTAAGAACATTTGTGATGATGTCCTGATGGATTATGATGCACTCAAGGCTGTTCAATCAGGATTGGGGACTGCTGCCGTTATTGTAATGGATAAGTCGACTGATGTTGTGGATGCAATTGCAAGACTCTCTTACTTCTACAAGCACGAAAGTTGTGGGCAGTGCACACCATGCAGGGAGGGAACAGGTTGGCTCTGGACGATCATGGAAAGAATGAAAGTTGGGAATGCAAAGTTGGAAGAAATTGACATGCTTCAGGAGCTAACCAAGCAGATTGAAGGGCACACAATCTGTGCTTTGGGTGATGCTGCTGCTTGGCCTGTGCAAGGTCTTATTAGACATTTTAGGCCAGAGCTTGAGAGAAGAATCAGGCAGCGTGCAGAAAGGGAATTGCTGGAGGCTGCTGCTTAG